ACGGGGCTTTTTTATATCGGAGGCCGTAATGCGCAGATATCTTCCGCTGATTTTACTTTGCTGTAGCGGCTGTACCCATCTGGCCCAGGACCAATGGACCGGGCGTGATAAGGCTCAGCACTTCATCTCCTCCGCTTTTCTGGCCGCGGCGGGTAATGCCTACGGTGAGCGGCAAAACTGGAGCGAAGGGCGCAGTGCCAGCTTTGGCCTGACGTTTGCCGTCTCGCTTGGTGCGGCAAAGGAGCTTTACGACAGTCGGGAAGGCGGCAGCGGATGGAGCTGGAAGGATTTTACATGGGATTTAGCCGGCGCTGCCACCGGCTATACGTTATGGAATCTCGGTCACTAGCTACAGCTTAAGGCCCTTTCCTCGCCTGTGAAGCATCAGTGACACCAGGAATGCGACGGCCCCCATCAGGGAAACATACCAGAAGAACGTGGTCTCACTACCTACCGCTTTGAGCGACAAGGCGACATATTCTGCCGATCCTCCGAACAGCGCATTGGCTACCGCGTAGGACAGCCCAACCCCCAGCGCCCGGACCTGCGGCGGGAACATCTCGGCCTTCAGAATACCGCTGATGGAGGTGTAAAAACTGGTGATCACCAGTGCCAGCATTACCAGTGCAAAGGCGACGATCGGATCGTTGACGCTTTGCAACAGGGTCAGGATCGGCACAGTACACACCGCAGCCAGCCCGCCAAAGATCAGCATGGAGTTTCTGCGCCCAATTTTATCCGACAACCCCCCAATGAGCGGCTGCAGCAGCATGAATACAAACAGCGCGGCCGTCATCAGGCCGCTGGCCGTTTTATGATCCATTCCCGAGGTGTTAACCAGGTATTTCTGCATATAGGCGGTGAAGGTATAAAAGCTGAGCGAGCCGCCAGCGGTAAAGCCCAGCACCATCAGAAAAGCTCGGCGGTGCTTCCATAACCCGATTAGCGATCCGGCATCTTTACTCTCGCGTGAGGCACTGTCTGAGGTCTCATTCAGAGAACGACGCAGATACAGCGCAACGATGGCCAGCGCGGCACCCAGGGCAAATGGGATACGCCATCCCCAGCTACGCAGCTCCCCATCCGAAAGGATCTGTTGCAGCAGGACCACCGTAAGCAAAGCCAGCAGCTGGCCGCCGATTAAAGTAACATACTGAAAAGAAGCATAAAAACCCTTTCTCCCTTCTGTCGCCACTTCACTCATGTAGGTGGCACTGGTGCCATATTCGCCGCCGACTGACAGCCCCTGGAACAGACGCGCCAGCAACAGTAGCGCCG
The sequence above is a segment of the Erwinia sp. SLM-02 genome. Coding sequences within it:
- a CDS encoding YfiM family lipoprotein; this encodes MRRYLPLILLCCSGCTHLAQDQWTGRDKAQHFISSAFLAAAGNAYGERQNWSEGRSASFGLTFAVSLGAAKELYDSREGGSGWSWKDFTWDLAGAATGYTLWNLGH
- a CDS encoding MFS transporter — encoded protein: MDSITEKQQGNTLNSKQRIWAIVGASSGNLVEWFDFYVYSFCSLYFAHIFFPSGNPTTQLLQTAGIFAAGFLMRPIGGWLFGYIGDKHGRKSSMLISVCMMCFGSLVIACLPGYDTIGVWAPALLLLARLFQGLSVGGEYGTSATYMSEVATEGRKGFYASFQYVTLIGGQLLALLTVVLLQQILSDGELRSWGWRIPFALGAALAIVALYLRRSLNETSDSASRESKDAGSLIGLWKHRRAFLMVLGFTAGGSLSFYTFTAYMQKYLVNTSGMDHKTASGLMTAALFVFMLLQPLIGGLSDKIGRRNSMLIFGGLAAVCTVPILTLLQSVNDPIVAFALVMLALVITSFYTSISGILKAEMFPPQVRALGVGLSYAVANALFGGSAEYVALSLKAVGSETTFFWYVSLMGAVAFLVSLMLHRRGKGLKL